The stretch of DNA GCTGCCCAAGGTACTACTCCTAGAAAATTTACTGACTTAATAGGTTCCCTTTCTGACTTAACTTCTGGAAGTGGAGATAAAGGTACCCCTATTGTATATATACAAGGTTACTTTGATAATTACACTGAATAAGTTTACTCATGTCAATGGATTAAGCTTGCAAGCTTAATCCATTGATTATTTAAGGTGAAGGGTTGAATTTCAATAAGATATCTCTAATATTATAACCAATTTGGATAATCACTCCTTATTACTGTCCATTCTCCCCCACTTCATTTCCTTTCCATCTTCATCATATTTTTTTCTTTTCGCTGTAATTTCTTCAATTTCTATTGAATATACATTAGTCCTTCCCAACCCTGTTTTAATTGCTATGGGGAAATATTCTATTTTTGTAGGAGTATACTTCTCACAAATTAACTTCATTGCCTTAATCTTTTCGTTTTCATCATCTACTAATTTTACATTACCTTTTACAATGGCAGATTCAAACTCTGTGGTAAAAACACTACTAATGAACAACACTGCCTTTAACTCATCTTTTGTCATTTCATTTAGTTCTTCCTTGGTATAATTTTCTGGAATTCTTGTCTGTCCAACAAATACTACACTTACATAAGGGTTATCTTTAAATATTTTAACCTTTTTTCCATCCATTGCTGAATGGAAATATAAAGTGTTTTCATTCCTTACTATAGATAGTGGAATACCATAGGGGTCTCCCTCTTTATCTACCATAGATAAAATACCATGATTAGCCTTATCTATAACCTTAAGACCAAATTCTCTATTCATTTCCCTGTCTTTTCTTCTCATATTCTCACCTTCCTAATTTATTTAAAAAATGAACCCTTGAATAGCTCCAAAGGTTCATTCCTTATTGTATTCCCTATACTATTTTTCTATGGATAGACCCAATAGTTACTTCATGCTCTCCTATAATTTCATGAATTGATTTTTTATCCTCAATTATATATTTTAATAACTTATCACTTTAGCTAATTTCAGCCTCTTCTTCTTCTTTACACATATTACTTATATACAAACAGAAATACGCATGGAACAACTGAAATACTATACTGTAAGTAATGACAATTGCAATATCATATTCGGTTTTAGTAAGTGAATCCTTTATAATTAAAATTAATGCTAAGATTCCTATTAGACCTAAGATCTTAAAGAAATACTTCTTCCCTAGTTTAAATCCTGATTTTATTGAGCCTCCAATTTTTTCATCATTATATACAAGGTACTGGCTTGTTGGAGATAGAAAAATTGCAAATATCATCCAAAGCAAAAACAAAATAACAAACAATATAAACAAGGCAGAATTAACATACATTGCAATTATTCCAATATAAAACACAAAGAATGTTATTGCTCCATACATTAATGCAACCCCCAAAAGCCTAGGAAAATAATGGAGTGCCTCGGGGAAAATATCTTTTTGTTCAATTATTTCTCCCTTTATTATTTTCTTAGTAATAAGTAAAAGATAAGCAGATAAATAGATATTTATTAATATAATGATAATCATTTTAAAATTTAAAATATCTGTTATATCTACATTATATCCTAGTTGTAGTTTTAACATTACATCTGTAGTTATTGAACTGGTAATTACATGAATAATTATTGCCAATATAAAATAGATTATAAATTTACTAAAGTTTTCTTTGTACTTTTTAAATACTTCACCCATCATGGCTATCCCCCCTATCTATATAATATACATCTTACTTTCTCCCCTTCCTTAAGAGTAAAATATTCTGGAAGGTATTTGAAACAAGATTCCCTCCTTTCACTACATTTATTATAAAAAATACAACTATATGATTTACTTCTTAAATCCCATTCTTTTTCTTTCCCAATATCATTATTTACTAGTCTCTTGGAATATGGATGTAATGGTTCTTTACTAAAAATTTTAATGGGACTATCTTCTAATAATATTCCTTTATTAACAATTATTACCCTATCGGCTATTTCATCTACAGCCTCTAAATCATTTGTCATAAACAATATAGATAGACTCAATTCCCTTTTTATTTCTTTTAACAAATTATATATCCCTATTCTTTCCTTTTTATCCAAGCTTTTAGATGTACTATTTATTATTAGAATTTCTGGTCTACAGATAAGTCCTATAGCTAAATGAACTATATAAATAGTTTTTTCATCTAATTGATAAGGATATGACTCATAAACTTTCCCA from Tissierellales bacterium encodes:
- a CDS encoding pyridoxamine 5'-phosphate oxidase family protein, which translates into the protein MRRKDREMNREFGLKVIDKANHGILSMVDKEGDPYGIPLSIVRNENTLYFHSAMDGKKVKIFKDNPYVSVVFVGQTRIPENYTKEELNEMTKDELKAVLFISSVFTTEFESAIVKGNVKLVDDENEKIKAMKLICEKYTPTKIEYFPIAIKTGLGRTNVYSIEIEEITAKRKKYDEDGKEMKWGRMDSNKE
- a CDS encoding ATP-binding cassette domain-containing protein, encoding MKKSLLKVNKLETNYYKDNETLYVLNDVSFKLYEDEVVVLISEQNIFRQGLIYSLMGTIDKPLGKVTRGEICFKGKSILDMNERELRQIRGNKISAISDTGISGLNPRLKIGYQIKESLIIHKKSKREDRDKRVKKLLERLGVEDIGKVYESYPYQLDEKTIYIVHLAIGLICRPEILIINSTSKSLDKKERIGIYNLLKEIKRELSLSILFMTNDLEAVDEIADRVIIVNKGILLEDSPIKIFSKEPLHPYSKRLVNNDIGKEKEWDLRSKSYSCIFYNKCSERRESCFKYLPEYFTLKEGEKVRCILYR